In a genomic window of Thermosynechococcus sp. CL-1:
- a CDS encoding ABC transporter substrate-binding protein produces the protein MMYRAGVSVTRRLLWGCLVLLLSLLLVACGGDQPRQGDDSIVIGTTARLRTLDPADAYENLAGLLLLNLGDRLYSYEGKDLIPQLATALPEVSEDGLTYRIPLRRGVRFHDGTPFNAAAMAFSLERFMNSGGQPASLLAGRVKEIQAIAEDLLEIRLKEPFVAFPHLLAFSGLCAVSPTAYGAAGNGFLPTQFVGTGPYRLAAYGSDGVRLEPFADYWGTKPQNTGIRLQIFSSSANLYNAFRTGAVDVAIGSLDPNQIRALKTQAATKHWQVITGAGNAVTVLSINLRQPPWDQLAARQVLAASVNRQRLAERVFLGEAEPLYSLVPSLFPESEPVFRDRYGDGDSSQIDHWLENTTISPQQPLVVNLWYRANVPSNVLAATVLKASLERDLGDRVQVQLDSADSATIYRNLDSGAYPLVLLDWYGDFYDADNYLEPFLSCDRGSVETGCASGASAAWGSFFYSPEANDLIVASRREVNPQRRGQLLRQLQELNAAAVAFIPLWQSETTLFAQGNLHGLTLDVNQLFAFAPLRKNL, from the coding sequence ATGATGTACCGAGCGGGTGTATCCGTGACACGACGGTTACTGTGGGGATGTCTGGTACTGTTGTTGAGCCTGCTGCTGGTTGCCTGTGGCGGTGATCAGCCTCGCCAAGGGGATGACAGTATTGTCATTGGTACCACGGCTCGCCTGCGCACCCTAGACCCCGCTGATGCCTACGAAAATTTGGCGGGACTGCTGCTGTTGAATTTGGGCGATCGCCTCTATAGCTACGAAGGCAAAGACCTCATTCCCCAACTGGCCACAGCGCTACCTGAAGTGAGCGAGGATGGCCTGACTTACCGCATTCCCCTGCGGCGGGGGGTTCGCTTCCACGATGGCACACCGTTTAATGCAGCCGCCATGGCCTTTTCCCTTGAGCGATTTATGAATAGTGGTGGCCAACCCGCCTCCCTCTTGGCCGGGCGCGTTAAGGAAATTCAGGCGATCGCGGAGGACTTACTGGAAATTCGCCTCAAGGAACCCTTTGTGGCTTTTCCCCATTTGTTGGCCTTTAGCGGCTTGTGTGCCGTTTCGCCGACGGCCTATGGTGCAGCGGGCAATGGCTTTTTGCCGACGCAGTTTGTGGGCACAGGCCCTTACCGTTTAGCGGCCTACGGTAGCGATGGGGTACGCCTTGAACCCTTTGCCGACTATTGGGGAACCAAGCCCCAAAATACGGGGATTCGCCTGCAAATCTTTTCCAGTAGCGCTAATCTCTACAATGCCTTTCGCACGGGGGCAGTGGATGTGGCCATCGGCTCATTGGATCCCAATCAAATTCGCGCCCTCAAGACTCAAGCAGCAACAAAGCACTGGCAGGTCATTACCGGGGCAGGTAATGCTGTCACCGTCTTAAGCATTAATTTGCGCCAGCCCCCTTGGGATCAATTGGCGGCGCGGCAGGTGTTGGCCGCCAGTGTCAATCGTCAACGCCTCGCGGAACGGGTCTTTTTGGGGGAAGCAGAACCCCTGTACTCCCTGGTGCCCAGTTTATTTCCTGAGAGTGAGCCTGTTTTTCGCGATCGCTATGGAGACGGCGATTCGAGCCAAATAGACCACTGGTTGGAGAACACGACCATTTCACCACAGCAGCCCTTGGTGGTCAACCTTTGGTACCGTGCCAATGTTCCCAGTAATGTCTTGGCGGCAACGGTTCTTAAAGCCTCATTAGAGCGGGATTTGGGCGATCGCGTGCAGGTGCAATTGGACAGCGCTGACTCGGCTACGATCTACCGCAATTTAGACAGTGGGGCTTACCCCTTGGTCTTGCTCGATTGGTATGGTGATTTTTACGATGCTGATAACTACCTTGAACCCTTCCTGAGTTGCGATCGCGGTTCTGTGGAAACAGGCTGCGCCAGTGGTGCCAGTGCGGCGTGGGGATCCTTTTTCTACAGTCCTGAGGCCAATGACCTCATTGTTGCCAGTCGCCGTGAGGTCAATCCCCAACGCCGTGGACAGCTCTTGCGCCAGCTTCAGGAACTCAATGCCGCGGCAGTTGCTTTTATACCCCTGTGGCAGAGTGAAACCACCCTCTTTGCTCAAGGGAACTTGCACGGTTTAACACTGGATGTCAACCAACTCTTTGCCTTTGCGCCCCTTCGGAAAAACCTATGA
- a CDS encoding DUF4359 domain-containing protein, with protein sequence MKVPLLSQVVARPLWWGGGAFLLLGIIAACLTNPTPADYQRRAAAEMNTFLLTQVCPEIINRDSAIALVALEVCDQLESRPAEDIERYIAYNTQSYNLGVATLFVTELPIQTIWSLGLFGQIIPLTL encoded by the coding sequence ATGAAAGTGCCTCTCCTTTCCCAAGTCGTGGCACGCCCTCTTTGGTGGGGCGGTGGCGCCTTCTTGCTCTTGGGGATTATTGCGGCCTGTCTCACTAATCCCACCCCTGCCGACTATCAACGCCGCGCCGCAGCGGAAATGAACACCTTCCTTTTGACTCAAGTGTGTCCAGAGATCATCAATCGCGATAGCGCGATCGCCCTAGTGGCTTTGGAAGTCTGCGATCAACTGGAATCCCGCCCAGCAGAAGACATTGAACGCTACATCGCCTACAACACCCAATCCTATAACCTTGGCGTCGCCACCCTCTTTGTAACCGAACTGCCAATTCAAACCATCTGGAGCCTCGGCCTCTTTGGTCAAATTATTCCGCTAACGCTATAA
- a CDS encoding AAA-like domain-containing protein yields MIGKTLGGRYKLIRVLGAGNFGQTFLAEDVHRPIRAKCVVKYLRPARTDAAFLPLARSLFQREAQILERLGSHEQIPRLLAYFEEDNEFYLVQDFIEGQVLRQELLPGCAWSEARVMALLQDALGILAFVHQCGVIHRDIKPDNLIRRQSDHRLVLIDFGAVKEMGVSIGGGTLVGETNPQTIAIGTPGYMAPEQAQGRPRPASDLYALGMVAVQALTGLSPLQLTQDPYGCWCWQAAEPVSDRLVQFVNKLIHPSPYERFATATDALASLQQVEVPKSFWFRLGKFLKTPVQDLWRSPEGRAARSPREDQGASTVPPRPLPAVSPLPPQVTEPKPVSSPAAATAALSNQGRHVFISHSSDGTDLQLASALQEVLQKAGHQPFMASQSIRLGEAWAQRIDQELKRCDFFVLLLSQTAAQSEMVLEEVRTVKQLQAQRSDRRPFILPVRVNFPLDMPLNYELRGYLHRLQQRFWRSPADTDTLLQEILDLVNATTAPVATSSDAAQETIAESAQIGTLVGDGAPVPVAEPELPEGQVEVASAFYIERPPIEQRCRETLLQPGSLIRIKAPRQMGKTSLMARLLYRATQEGYGIVPLSFQLADAQVFSDLEKLLRWLCASVGRRLGLENRLNEYWDDIFGSKYNCTAYFEEYLLPNCQKAGTQFEGRPLVLGLDEVDRVFEYPEVASDFFGLLRAWHEEGKNRDIWRNLRLIVVHGTEVYIPLDINQSPFNVGLAVDLPEFNQEQIAELCRLHGLTLSEAQIQELQHLVGGHPYLIRLSLYHLARQDLTWQALIANAASETGLYRDHLRRQWWHLQQQAELVPAFRNILQVESGSVVDSTVGFKLHSLGLITLEGNLAKVRCDLYRRYFGDRLH; encoded by the coding sequence ATGATCGGGAAAACCCTTGGCGGGCGCTATAAACTCATTCGAGTCTTGGGGGCTGGGAACTTTGGCCAAACGTTTCTTGCTGAGGATGTTCATCGCCCCATTCGTGCCAAGTGTGTGGTTAAGTACCTGCGCCCTGCCCGTACGGATGCGGCCTTTCTCCCTTTGGCGCGATCGCTCTTTCAGCGGGAGGCACAAATTCTAGAGCGGCTGGGCAGTCACGAGCAAATCCCCCGCCTCCTTGCCTACTTTGAGGAGGACAACGAGTTTTACCTTGTCCAAGACTTCATTGAGGGTCAAGTCCTACGGCAGGAATTGTTGCCGGGCTGTGCGTGGTCAGAGGCACGGGTGATGGCGTTGCTCCAAGATGCCCTTGGCATTCTGGCCTTTGTGCATCAATGTGGTGTCATCCACCGCGATATTAAACCCGATAATCTGATTCGTCGCCAATCGGATCACCGCTTAGTGCTCATTGATTTTGGGGCAGTGAAGGAGATGGGGGTCTCCATTGGTGGCGGTACCTTGGTGGGAGAGACCAATCCACAGACAATTGCCATTGGCACACCAGGGTATATGGCCCCAGAGCAAGCCCAAGGGCGTCCGCGTCCGGCCAGCGATCTCTATGCCTTGGGGATGGTGGCGGTACAGGCATTGACCGGGTTGAGTCCTCTGCAACTCACCCAAGACCCCTACGGTTGTTGGTGTTGGCAAGCTGCTGAACCAGTGAGCGATCGCCTAGTGCAGTTTGTCAATAAACTAATTCACCCTTCTCCCTACGAGCGCTTTGCCACGGCTACCGATGCCCTTGCCAGCCTGCAACAGGTGGAGGTGCCCAAATCCTTTTGGTTTCGCCTTGGCAAATTTCTCAAAACTCCTGTTCAAGACCTCTGGCGATCGCCCGAAGGGCGCGCTGCGCGATCGCCAAGGGAGGATCAGGGTGCTTCTACAGTGCCGCCCCGTCCACTACCCGCTGTTTCCCCGCTGCCGCCACAAGTCACCGAACCGAAACCAGTGTCCTCTCCAGCGGCAGCCACCGCCGCCCTTTCCAACCAAGGTCGCCATGTTTTTATCAGTCACTCCAGTGACGGCACCGATTTGCAGTTGGCCAGTGCCCTCCAAGAGGTGTTGCAAAAAGCGGGTCACCAACCCTTTATGGCCAGCCAAAGTATCCGCCTTGGGGAGGCATGGGCACAGCGGATTGATCAGGAGCTAAAGCGGTGTGATTTCTTTGTTCTGTTGCTCTCACAAACGGCGGCGCAAAGTGAAATGGTGCTTGAGGAAGTCCGCACGGTCAAGCAGTTGCAAGCCCAACGGAGCGATCGCCGTCCCTTTATTCTGCCGGTACGGGTCAATTTTCCGCTAGATATGCCCTTGAACTATGAGTTGCGGGGCTACCTGCATCGCCTACAACAGCGCTTCTGGCGATCGCCAGCGGACACCGACACCCTGCTGCAAGAGATTCTCGACTTGGTGAATGCGACTACTGCCCCTGTAGCCACCAGTAGCGATGCCGCCCAAGAAACCATTGCTGAATCTGCGCAAATTGGCACATTGGTGGGTGATGGTGCGCCTGTTCCCGTGGCTGAGCCAGAACTCCCAGAAGGGCAGGTGGAAGTGGCCTCGGCGTTTTATATTGAGCGCCCCCCCATCGAGCAACGCTGTCGTGAAACCCTCTTGCAACCCGGCTCCCTGATTCGCATCAAAGCCCCCCGTCAAATGGGCAAAACCTCACTCATGGCACGGCTGCTGTACCGCGCGACCCAAGAGGGCTATGGCATTGTTCCCCTCAGTTTTCAGCTGGCGGATGCCCAAGTCTTCAGTGATTTGGAAAAACTCCTGCGCTGGCTCTGTGCCAGTGTGGGGCGGCGATTAGGGCTAGAAAACCGCCTCAATGAGTATTGGGATGACATTTTTGGCAGTAAATACAACTGTACCGCCTACTTTGAGGAGTATCTCTTACCCAATTGCCAAAAAGCGGGGACACAGTTTGAGGGTCGTCCCCTTGTCTTGGGTCTCGATGAAGTGGATCGGGTGTTTGAGTATCCGGAAGTGGCCAGTGACTTCTTTGGCTTGTTGCGGGCATGGCATGAAGAGGGCAAAAACCGCGATATTTGGCGCAACCTGCGCTTAATTGTGGTTCATGGCACCGAGGTTTATATTCCCCTTGACATCAACCAGTCCCCCTTTAACGTTGGCTTAGCCGTTGACCTGCCCGAATTTAATCAAGAACAAATCGCCGAGTTGTGTCGCCTCCATGGTTTGACCCTTTCAGAGGCGCAGATCCAAGAACTTCAGCACTTGGTGGGGGGGCATCCCTATCTGATTCGCCTGAGCCTTTACCATCTTGCTCGCCAAGACTTGACATGGCAGGCGTTAATAGCCAATGCGGCCTCAGAAACGGGGTTATATCGAGATCACCTGCGGCGGCAGTGGTGGCATCTCCAGCAGCAGGCGGAACTGGTGCCTGCTTTTAGGAATATTTTGCAAGTGGAGAGTGGCAGTGTCGTGGACAGCACTGTTGGCTTTAAGCTCCACAGTTTGGGACTGATTACCCTAGAGGGAAATTTAGCTAAGGTGCGCTGTGATCTTTACCGCCGCTATTTTGGCGATCGCCTGCACTAG
- a CDS encoding ATP-binding protein, giving the protein MYVAPQWQTLAFPSTLFLQPILEILLSDLPPQYKDEIRLGLQEALVNAARHGNQLNPEKLVSVRYTFSPDQCWWVITDQGDGFSPPSNVSETADELLPAADCECGRGLFLIYAIFDEVYWNPKGTELSLCKYLT; this is encoded by the coding sequence ATGTACGTTGCGCCTCAGTGGCAAACCCTAGCATTTCCCTCGACACTTTTTCTCCAACCCATCCTAGAGATTCTACTCAGTGATCTTCCCCCCCAGTACAAAGATGAAATTAGGCTAGGTCTCCAAGAAGCCCTCGTCAATGCGGCTCGCCACGGCAATCAACTCAATCCCGAAAAGCTGGTGTCTGTCCGTTATACCTTTTCTCCCGATCAATGCTGGTGGGTGATTACAGATCAGGGGGATGGTTTCTCTCCTCCTAGTAATGTTTCTGAGACCGCTGATGAGTTGTTGCCAGCCGCCGACTGTGAATGTGGTCGGGGCTTATTTTTGATCTATGCCATCTTTGATGAGGTCTATTGGAACCCGAAAGGAACTGAATTAAGTCTGTGTAAGTACCTCACCTAA
- a CDS encoding branched-chain amino acid transaminase: MSDFLPYAYLNGQFVPFAEAKISVATHALHYGTAALGGLRGLPNPANSKEILLFRLEDHCRRLSRSAHYLGYELPTSEIKSKIVAWVQKNQPSVPFYIRPLVYTSGLGIAPRLHDIEKDFLIYGMPLGDYLSAAGVTCRISSWQRQCDRSFPLRGKLTTSYIVSALAKTEAVSSGFDEAILLNDQGKVCEASGMNLFLVRDGQLITPSVDQDILEGITRRSVIELGQAAGVKVIERPVDRTELLIADEVFLTGTAARIVPVSRIETYTLPSDRPLTRQLQKQLQAIVEGREPQYRHWVDVIPL; encoded by the coding sequence ATGAGTGACTTTCTCCCCTACGCCTATCTCAACGGTCAGTTTGTTCCCTTTGCAGAGGCCAAAATTTCTGTGGCCACCCATGCCCTCCACTACGGAACAGCCGCCCTAGGAGGCTTGCGCGGTCTCCCCAATCCGGCCAATTCCAAGGAAATTCTCCTCTTTCGGCTGGAGGATCACTGTCGTCGCCTCAGTCGCAGTGCCCACTATTTGGGCTATGAATTGCCCACCAGCGAGATTAAGTCGAAAATTGTTGCATGGGTGCAAAAAAACCAACCCAGCGTGCCCTTCTATATTCGGCCTTTGGTCTATACCTCTGGGCTAGGCATTGCGCCACGGCTCCATGACATTGAGAAGGATTTTCTTATTTACGGCATGCCCCTTGGCGATTACCTGTCAGCTGCAGGCGTTACCTGTCGCATTAGTTCATGGCAGCGGCAGTGCGATCGCTCCTTCCCGTTGCGGGGCAAGCTGACCACCTCCTATATTGTCTCGGCACTAGCAAAAACAGAGGCTGTTTCCTCTGGCTTTGATGAGGCGATTCTCCTCAACGATCAAGGGAAAGTCTGTGAAGCGTCGGGGATGAATCTCTTCTTGGTGCGGGATGGGCAATTGATTACGCCGAGCGTGGATCAGGATATTCTGGAGGGGATTACGCGCCGCAGTGTGATTGAACTAGGGCAAGCAGCCGGTGTCAAGGTGATTGAGCGGCCTGTGGATCGTACGGAACTGTTGATCGCCGATGAGGTCTTTTTAACCGGCACGGCTGCGCGAATTGTGCCCGTCAGTCGGATTGAGACCTACACGCTGCCGAGCGATCGCCCCCTGACACGCCAACTGCAAAAACAATTACAGGCCATTGTTGAAGGCCGGGAGCCACAGTATCGCCACTGGGTTGATGTCATTCCCCTCTAG
- a CDS encoding DUF389 domain-containing protein yields MKELLAHWLHQVQAFRYHRRTPESLNQLIRILYAESHLNVPYVVLIVTSCAIATFGLLANSAAVIIGAMVIAPLMLPIRGLALAALIGDFKMFREAAIALIVGTLMAIGMSWTIGVMVGLEIYGSEIMARSQPNLLDLGIAVAAGAVSAYAVAEPRVSNTLAGTAIAVALMPPVCTVGLGIAQLNTSLSVGATLLYFTNLLGITLACMVVFVIVGYIPLHQGRRPLTIAAALTGLLVIPLAISFSRLIEQARLQQQVREALIRGTLTFQRLDLLGMETNWVSNPPVIRVNVRAREPVTPKQVALMEEFIQQRMNRSFRLVLQVSSIEEVTSGEPLP; encoded by the coding sequence ATGAAAGAACTCCTTGCCCATTGGTTGCATCAGGTTCAAGCCTTCCGCTATCATCGCCGCACGCCAGAAAGCCTCAATCAATTGATTCGCATACTGTATGCTGAATCCCATTTGAATGTTCCCTATGTGGTCTTGATTGTTACGTCCTGCGCAATCGCCACCTTTGGTTTGCTCGCCAACAGTGCCGCTGTGATTATTGGGGCGATGGTGATTGCACCGCTGATGCTGCCGATTCGCGGATTGGCCTTAGCCGCTCTCATTGGTGATTTCAAGATGTTTCGTGAGGCAGCGATTGCCTTGATTGTCGGCACCCTCATGGCCATTGGCATGTCTTGGACGATTGGTGTCATGGTGGGTCTTGAGATCTATGGCAGTGAGATCATGGCCCGCTCCCAACCCAATCTGCTGGACTTGGGCATTGCGGTGGCCGCAGGTGCCGTGAGTGCCTATGCGGTGGCGGAACCCCGTGTTTCAAACACCTTGGCGGGGACAGCGATCGCCGTTGCGCTCATGCCGCCCGTTTGCACCGTTGGCCTTGGGATAGCGCAGTTGAATACGAGTCTGAGTGTGGGGGCAACGCTGCTATATTTCACAAACCTGCTAGGAATTACGCTGGCCTGCATGGTAGTTTTTGTCATTGTTGGCTATATCCCTTTGCATCAAGGGCGCCGTCCCCTCACCATTGCCGCTGCCCTCACCGGTCTGTTGGTGATTCCCCTTGCCATTAGCTTCAGTCGGCTCATTGAACAAGCGCGGTTGCAACAGCAAGTACGAGAGGCGCTCATTCGCGGAACGCTGACATTTCAACGCCTCGATCTGTTGGGCATGGAGACGAATTGGGTCAGTAACCCACCCGTGATTCGGGTCAATGTGCGTGCCCGCGAGCCGGTCACCCCAAAACAAGTGGCACTCATGGAAGAGTTTATCCAACAGCGGATGAATCGCTCTTTTCGTTTAGTCCTACAGGTGTCTAGCATTGAAGAGGTCACCTCAGGGGAGCCGTTGCCCTAA
- a CDS encoding MEKHLA domain-containing protein — translation MEPWLQPLAVQQARRICASFQQWTGRSLLPHPAEDDLGLAQQLFHWSQPVLSHGCETDPVLNYGNHAALTLWELSWPELVQLPSRLTAEPMAQEERARLLAAAARQGYANNYSGVRISRSGRRFRIENAWIWTVLDETGNPIGQAATFNQWQFL, via the coding sequence ATGGAGCCTTGGTTACAACCACTGGCCGTCCAGCAGGCACGACGCATTTGCGCCAGTTTTCAACAGTGGACAGGGCGATCGCTCCTGCCGCATCCTGCTGAGGATGATTTGGGTTTGGCGCAACAGTTGTTCCACTGGTCACAACCAGTGCTGTCCCACGGCTGTGAGACGGATCCCGTTCTCAACTATGGCAACCACGCCGCTCTCACCCTGTGGGAACTCTCTTGGCCAGAACTGGTGCAACTGCCTTCGCGGTTGACGGCGGAACCCATGGCTCAAGAAGAACGCGCGAGACTTCTTGCTGCAGCAGCCCGCCAAGGCTATGCCAACAACTACAGTGGTGTTCGCATTTCTCGTTCTGGGCGGCGGTTTCGCATTGAAAATGCTTGGATTTGGACGGTTTTGGATGAGACGGGCAATCCCATAGGACAAGCAGCAACGTTTAATCAATGGCAGTTCCTGTAG
- a CDS encoding alanine--glyoxylate aminotransferase family protein → MQDKSMLMIPGPTPVPESVLLSLSKHPIGHRSGDFSEIMAAVTAGLKWLHQTTNDVLILTASGTGAMEAGIINFLSAGDRVLVGCNGKFGDRWGEVCDAYGLKTERISAPWGQPLNPDDFKAALEADSAKTIKAVIITHSETSTGVINDLEAINRHVKAHGQALIIVDAVTSLGAVNVPVDEWGLDVVGSGSQKGYMIPPGLAFVSVSAKAWEAYKTATLPKFYLDLGKYRKDAAKNTTPFTPPVNLFFALKTALEMMQAEGLENIFARHQRLMQATRAAMKALNLPLYAPDHCASPAITAVAPQGVEAEKIRSLMKKRFDIALAGGQDHLKGQIFRVGHLGFVSDRDILAAISALEAVLGELGYSNFSPGAGVAAASRVLTTA, encoded by the coding sequence ATGCAAGATAAATCGATGTTAATGATTCCGGGTCCGACGCCGGTACCGGAGTCAGTTCTTCTGTCCCTCAGCAAACATCCCATTGGCCATCGCAGCGGTGACTTTAGCGAGATCATGGCGGCGGTGACGGCAGGGTTGAAATGGCTGCATCAGACTACGAACGATGTGCTGATTTTGACCGCCAGTGGCACAGGGGCAATGGAGGCCGGGATCATTAACTTTCTCAGTGCGGGCGATCGCGTCCTTGTGGGCTGTAACGGTAAGTTTGGCGATCGCTGGGGGGAAGTGTGCGATGCCTACGGCCTCAAAACCGAGCGCATTAGCGCCCCTTGGGGACAACCCCTCAACCCCGATGACTTCAAAGCCGCCCTTGAGGCGGACAGTGCCAAAACGATTAAGGCGGTCATCATTACCCACAGTGAAACCTCCACAGGGGTGATCAACGACTTAGAGGCGATCAACCGCCATGTCAAAGCCCACGGCCAAGCCCTGATCATTGTGGATGCCGTCACCAGCCTAGGAGCAGTCAATGTCCCCGTTGATGAGTGGGGGTTGGATGTAGTTGGCTCTGGCTCCCAAAAGGGCTATATGATTCCGCCGGGGTTAGCCTTTGTTAGTGTGAGTGCCAAGGCATGGGAAGCCTACAAAACCGCTACACTACCGAAGTTCTATCTTGACCTTGGCAAATACCGCAAAGATGCCGCCAAGAACACAACCCCCTTTACGCCACCGGTGAATCTCTTCTTTGCCCTGAAGACCGCACTGGAGATGATGCAAGCGGAGGGCTTAGAGAATATCTTTGCCCGTCACCAGCGCTTGATGCAGGCCACCCGCGCCGCCATGAAGGCGCTCAACTTGCCCCTCTATGCGCCGGATCACTGTGCCAGTCCCGCGATTACGGCGGTGGCACCCCAAGGGGTGGAGGCCGAAAAGATTCGCAGCCTGATGAAAAAACGCTTTGACATTGCCCTAGCTGGCGGTCAAGATCATCTCAAGGGGCAAATTTTCCGAGTCGGTCACTTGGGCTTTGTCAGCGATCGCGATATTTTGGCAGCCATCAGTGCGCTTGAAGCCGTGCTTGGCGAATTGGGGTACAGCAACTTTAGCCCCGGCGCTGGGGTAGCCGCCGCCAGTCGTGTATTGACCACGGCCTAA
- a CDS encoding type I glyceraldehyde-3-phosphate dehydrogenase, whose amino-acid sequence MVRVAINGFGRIGRNFMRCWLQRKANSKLEIVGINDTSDPRTNAHLLKYDSMLGIFHDAEISADDDCIYAGGHAVKCVSDRNPENLPWSSWGIDLVIEATGVFTSREGASKHLSAGAKKVLITAPGKGNIPTYVVGVNHHTYNPSEDIVSNASCTTNCLAPIVKVLHETFGIQQGMMTTTHSYTGDQRLLDASHRDLRRARAAAMNIVPTSTGAAKAVGLVIPELQGKLNGIALRVPTPNVSVVDFVAQVEKPTIAEQVNQVIKEASETTMKGIIHYSELELVSSDYRGHNASSILDASLTMVMGGNLVKVVAWYDNEWGYSQRVLDLAEHMAAHWA is encoded by the coding sequence GTGGTTAGAGTCGCTATCAATGGTTTTGGGCGCATCGGTCGGAACTTCATGCGTTGCTGGTTACAGCGGAAAGCCAATAGCAAGCTAGAGATTGTAGGCATCAACGATACCTCCGATCCCCGCACCAATGCCCATTTGCTGAAGTATGACTCGATGTTGGGCATTTTCCACGATGCCGAAATCAGTGCTGACGACGACTGCATCTATGCCGGTGGCCATGCGGTCAAATGTGTGTCCGATCGCAACCCTGAAAATCTGCCCTGGAGCTCCTGGGGAATTGACCTCGTTATTGAGGCCACGGGGGTCTTTACCAGCCGCGAGGGCGCGAGCAAACACTTAAGTGCAGGGGCAAAAAAAGTTCTGATTACCGCGCCCGGCAAAGGCAATATCCCCACCTATGTGGTCGGGGTGAATCACCACACCTACAATCCCAGTGAAGACATCGTCAGCAATGCCAGTTGCACCACCAACTGCTTGGCGCCGATTGTCAAGGTGCTCCATGAAACCTTTGGCATTCAGCAGGGGATGATGACGACGACCCACAGCTACACGGGGGATCAACGCCTACTCGATGCCAGTCACCGCGATCTGCGGCGGGCACGGGCAGCAGCGATGAACATTGTGCCCACCTCTACGGGGGCTGCTAAGGCAGTCGGATTGGTGATTCCCGAGTTGCAAGGTAAGCTGAACGGGATTGCCCTGCGGGTACCCACCCCCAATGTTTCTGTAGTGGACTTTGTTGCTCAGGTGGAAAAACCCACCATTGCTGAGCAGGTGAACCAAGTGATCAAAGAAGCCTCTGAAACCACCATGAAGGGGATTATCCACTACAGTGAATTGGAACTGGTGTCTTCCGACTATCGCGGTCACAACGCCTCCTCGATTTTGGATGCGTCCCTCACGATGGTGATGGGGGGCAATCTAGTGAAAGTGGTGGCTTGGTACGATAACGAGTGGGGCTATAGCCAGCGGGTTCTGGACTTGGCAGAGCACATGGCCGCTCACTGGGCTTAG